The Microcoleus sp. FACHB-831 sequence TGACTATACATCAAATTTATTTAAAACCACAATTTTTATTGCTATAACTCTTCTCAATTCGCGGCTATACATATCTAAGGGTGCAAAGCTGCGTAACCGTAACCATCGACCGTATGAATGGGAGCGATCGCCCCTGGCAAATTTATGTTATAGCATTTCTAAAAGGCAACAAAATGAGCTAAAATTCTGAAAATTTTACACGTTACTGTTGCTGTATCTGCTATGAAAATTGCCCAGATTGCTCCGCTGTGGGAGAGAGTACCGCCTTTTCGCTACGGCGGCATTGAGCTAGTTGTAAGTTTGTTGTCTGAGGAATTAGTTCGTCGCGGTCATCAAGTAACATTGTTTGCATCTGGAGATTCAATAACTACCGCCAATTTGAGGTCAGTGCATGACCAAGCGCTGCGCTTAGATCCAACCATTAAAGAGCCTGGGCTTTACGAGCTAATGATGCTCTCTCAGGTATATAAACAGGCGCATCATTTCGATATTATTCACTCGCATATAGGCTGTGCCGCCTTGCCATATACTGCTTTTGTAAAAACGCCAACCGTACACACAATGCACGGTATTTTTACGCCGGATAACGAGAAAATGTTCCGGCAATTTGCGTGGGAGCAATATATTAGTATTAGTGAGTCACAGCGCGAACCACGCTTAGGCTTAAACTACATTCATACGGTCTATAACGGCATTGATCCCCAGGCTTATCCTTTCCACGAAAAACCCACGCAACCAGCATATTTAGCCTTTGTAGGTCGCCTTTCGCCAGAAAAAGGGCCTGAAGGGGCGATTAAAATTGCTCGTGCAGTTGGTTTGCCCCTTAAAATGGCTGGCAAAATTGACGTAGTGGACAAGGCTTATTACAAAGAACAGCTAGAACCGCTGATTGATGGCGAACAAATCCAGTATCTAGGTGAAGTGTCCCATGAAGAAAAAGCGCAGTTGCTAGGAGGGGCAACAGTGACGCTATTCCCGATTACCTGGCGCGAACCTTTTGGCTTGGTGATGATTGAATCTATGGCAACAGGTACGCCAGTGATT is a genomic window containing:
- a CDS encoding glycosyltransferase family 4 protein; translated protein: MKIAQIAPLWERVPPFRYGGIELVVSLLSEELVRRGHQVTLFASGDSITTANLRSVHDQALRLDPTIKEPGLYELMMLSQVYKQAHHFDIIHSHIGCAALPYTAFVKTPTVHTMHGIFTPDNEKMFRQFAWEQYISISESQREPRLGLNYIHTVYNGIDPQAYPFHEKPTQPAYLAFVGRLSPEKGPEGAIKIARAVGLPLKMAGKIDVVDKAYYKEQLEPLIDGEQIQYLGEVSHEEKAQLLGGATVTLFPITWREPFGLVMIESMATGTPVIGMAMGSVPEVIAHRQTGYVCYSLEEMIAAVPNAMKLDRQTCRNYVLNRFSVKTMVDEYEQAYRIALLGNN